One Prodigiosinella aquatilis DNA window includes the following coding sequences:
- the pflA gene encoding pyruvate formate lyase 1-activating protein has translation MKGRIHSYESCGTVDGPGIRFIVFFQGCLMRCLYCHNRDTWDTHGGKEITVDELMKEVVTYRHFMNASGGGVTASGGEAILQAEFVRDWFRACREQGITTCLDTNGYVRRYDPVIDELLDVTDLVMLDLKQMDDSVHQNLVGVSNHRTLDFARYLAKRNQRTWIRSVVVPGWTDDDRSVHMLGEFTKDMSNIEKIELLPYHELGKHKWVAMGEEYKLDGVNPPKTDTMDRVKAILASYGHKVIY, from the coding sequence GTGAAAGGTCGCATCCACTCTTATGAATCCTGCGGCACCGTTGATGGCCCGGGAATTCGTTTCATTGTCTTTTTCCAGGGTTGTCTGATGCGTTGCCTGTATTGCCATAACCGCGATACCTGGGATACTCACGGTGGCAAGGAAATTACCGTTGACGAGTTGATGAAAGAAGTCGTGACCTACCGGCATTTCATGAATGCATCCGGTGGCGGCGTTACCGCTTCTGGCGGTGAAGCCATTTTACAGGCCGAATTTGTGCGTGACTGGTTCCGCGCCTGTAGAGAACAAGGTATTACTACCTGTCTGGATACCAATGGTTATGTCCGCCGTTACGACCCGGTGATTGACGAATTGCTGGATGTTACCGATTTGGTCATGCTGGATCTGAAACAGATGGATGACAGTGTTCATCAGAATCTGGTTGGCGTGTCCAATCACCGTACACTGGACTTCGCCCGCTATCTGGCCAAGCGCAACCAGCGGACCTGGATCCGTTCCGTCGTCGTTCCCGGTTGGACTGATGATGACAGGTCAGTCCATATGCTGGGGGAATTTACCAAAGATATGTCCAACATTGAAAAAATTGAGCTGCTGCCCTACCACGAATTGGGAAAACACAAATGGGTGGCAATGGGCGAAGAATACAAACTTGACGGGGTAAATCCACCCAAAACCGATACTATGGATCGGGTAAAGGCCATCCTCGCCAGTTACGGCCATAAAGTCATCTACTGA